In Haematobia irritans isolate KBUSLIRL chromosome 1, ASM5000362v1, whole genome shotgun sequence, a genomic segment contains:
- the GlnRS gene encoding glutaminyl-tRNA synthetase, with protein sequence MADELFVKFQSLGMSEQKAKETAKNANVSKNLQMALEHCNGASLAEGVGMLLYHMATKIKPQCAEHLPLLVRYIVDKKLDTTMRIDAALEYILKSSVQKKGQAIDTTELDKECGVGVVVTPEEIEGVVQKQVAKYKDVLLEQRYHFNSFKIMQEVREQLKWADAKSVKAAIDVEIFDLLGPKTEEDMKPLAKGDKKKDKPKNTESKPTAGKVANAIGKEEESSADGANTIAELMKTKVHFHAPGENYKTDGYVVTDNTERLLREHLKATGGRVQTRFPPEPNGILHIGHAKAININFGYAAAKNGVCYLRYDDTNPEKEEEKFFVGIKDMVEWLGYKPYKITHSSDNFQQLYEWAVVLIRKGLAYVCHQTADEMKGFNPKPSQWRDRPIAESLQLFEDMKNGKIDEGAATLRLKVTLEEGKVDPVAYRIKFIAHHRTGNKWCIYPTYDYTHCLCDSIENITHSLCTKEFQSRRSSYYWLCNALDIYCPVQWEYGRLNMNYALVSKRKIAKLITEKIVNDWDDPRLFTLTALRRRGFPAEAINNFCAQMGVTGAQISVDPSMLEASVRDVLNVSAPRRLVVIEPLKVTLENFPHASSIEIDVPNFPQNAELGSHKMVLDRVIYIEQSDFKSEPEKGYRRLAPGQSVGLRHANLVITLKEVKKNAAGQISELICECQPTEKAEKPKAFIQWVSQPIEIEVRLYEMLFKHKNPEDPNEVPGGFLSDINPNSMAIMHSYADRSLTACKVYDKFQFERIGFFSVDPDTTKDKIVFNRTVGLKEDAGKK encoded by the coding sequence ATGGCGGATgaattatttgtaaaatttcagtcgctcGGAATGAGCGAACAAAAAGCCAAGGAGACGGCCAAGAATGCAAACGTGAGTAAGAACTTGCAAATGGCCCTGGAGCACTGCAATGGAGCTTCATTGGCCGAAGGAGTGGGAATGCTGTTATACCATATGGCAACTAAAATAAAACCTCAGTGTGCCGAGCATTTACCGCTATTAGTACGTTATATTGTGGATAAAAAATTGGATACCACCATGCGGATAGATGCTGCATTAGAATATATATTAAAGAGTTCGGTACAAAAGAAAGGCCAAGCCATTGATACCACTGAACTTGATAAGGAGTGTGGTGTAGGTGTTGTAGTTACTCCCGAGGAAATTGAAGGAGTTGTACAGAAACAAGTGGCTAAGTATAAGGATGTTCTGCTGGAACAGCGGTATCATTTTAACTCGTTCAAAATTATGCAAGAAGTTAGAGAACAACTTAAATGGGCCGATGCAAAGAGCGTGAAAGCAGCTATTGATGTAGAAATATTCGATTTGTTGGGACCAAAAACAGAGGAAGATATGAAGCCATTGGCCAAAGGTGATAAGAAAAAAGATAAACCGAAGAATACTGAAAGCAAACCCACCGCTGGCAAAGTTGCTAATGCAATAGGTAAAGAGGAAGAATCGTCTGCTGACGGAGCCAATACTATTGCTGAGCTAATGAAGACGAAAGTTCATTTCCACGCCCCAGGGGAAAATTACAAGACTGATGGGTATGTTGTAACGGATAATACCGAAAGATTACTTAGGGAACACTTGAAAGCCACTGGAGGAAGGGTGCAAACTCGTTTTCCACCTGAGCCCAACGGTATCCTGCACATTGGCCATGCAAAGGCTATTAATATCAACTTTGGTTATGCTGCCGCCAAAAATGGTGTGTGCTATTTGCGTTATGATGATACCAATCCCGAAAAGGAAGAAGAAAAGTTCTTTGTTGGAATTAAGGACATGGTAGAATGGTTGGGTTATAAACCATATAAAATTACACATTCTTCGGATAATTTCCAACAATTATACGAATGGGCCGTTGTGTTAATACGCAAAGGTTTGGCTTATGTATGTCATCAGACAGCCGATGAAATGAAAGGATTTAATCCCAAACCTAGTCAATGGAGAGATCGACCCATTGCAGAATCTCTACAACTGTTTGAAGACATGAAAAATGGGAAAATTGATGAGGGCGCAGCAACTTTGCGTCTTAAAGTTACTTTGGAAGAAGGCAAAGTTGATCCTGTTGCATATCGCATTAAATTCATTGCTCATCACCGCACTGGAAACAAATGGTGTATATATCCCACTTACGATTACACTCACTGTCTATgtgattcaattgaaaatattaCTCATTCACTGTGTACGAAAGAATTCCAGTCGAGGAGATCTTCTTACTATTGGCTATGCAACGCTTTGGATATCTACTGCCCAGTCCAATGGGAATATGGTCGCCTGAATATGAATTATGCTTTGGTTTCCAAACGTAAAATAGCGAAGCTCAtaactgaaaaaattgtaaatgattgGGATGATCCTCGTTTGTTTACATTGACAGCTTTGAGGAGAAGAGGTTTCCCAGCGGAAGCTATTAATAATTTCTGTGCACAAATGGGTGTAACGGGAGCACAAATTTCTGTGGATCCTTCAATGTTGGAAGCATCGGTTCGTGATGTATTAAATGTTTCTGCTCCTAGAAGATTGGTAGTCATCGAACCTCTGAAAGTAACATTGGAAAATTTCCCACATGCCTCATCTATTGAGATTGATGTACCTAATTTCCCACAAAACGCTGAATTGGGTTCCCATAAAATGGTATTGGATCGTGTAATCTACATTGAACAAAGTGACTTTAAATCTGAACCCGAAAAAGGTTATAGGCGTCTAGCCCCCGGACAATCTGTGGGACTAAGGCATGCAAATCTTGTGATTACTCTAAAAGAGGTGAAAAAGAATGCTGCTGGTCAGATATCTGAACTTATATGTGAATGTCAGCCAACCGAAAAGGCAGAGAAACCTAAAGCATTTATACAATGGGTTTCACAGCCAATAGAAATCGAAGTACGTCTCTACGAGATGTTATTCAAACATAAAAATCCTGAGGATCCCAATGAAGTTCCTGGAGGATTTTTGTCCGACATTAATCCTAATTCTATGGCTATTATGCACTCCTATGCCGATCGTTCTTTGACTGCCTGCAAAGTATATGATAAGTTCCAATTTGAACGTATTGGTTTCTTCTCCGTAGATCCGGATACAACaaaagacaaaattgtattcaatCGTACTGTGGGCCTTAAAGAAGATGCTggcaaaaaataa
- the LOC142220980 gene encoding peptidyl-prolyl cis-trans isomerase NIMA-interacting 4, with protein MPPKKDSKGKDNKGGGGGKKGGAGGGGAAEDKGGKEKKGGNAVKVRHILCEKQGKIMEAMEKLKAGQKFPEVAAAYSEDKARQGGDLGWQIRGAMVGPFQDAAFALPISTVNNPVYTDPPIKTKFGYHIIMVEGKK; from the exons atgccaCCCAAAAAGGATTCAAAGGGTAAAGACAATAAAGGCGGAGGCGGTGGTAAAAAAGGAGGAGCTGGTGGGGGCGGAGCTGCAGAAGATAAAGGAG GCAAGGAGAAGAAAGGAGGAAATGCCGTAAAAGTACGTCACATTCTTTGCGAAAAACAGGGCAAAATTATGGAAGCAATGGAAAAACTAAAGGCAGGACAAAAATTCCCCGAAGTTGCAGCTGCTTACAGTGAGGACAAAGCTCGACAAGGTGGTGATCTGGGCTGGCAAATACGTGGCGCGATGGTTGGACCTTTCCAGGATGCTGCATTTGCTCTTCCTATATCGACTGTGAATAATCCCGTTTATACAGATCCTccaattaaaacgaaatttggttACCATATTATAATGGTAGagggtaaaaaataa